A region from the Thermoplasmatales archaeon genome encodes:
- a CDS encoding putative N-acetyltransferase, with product MELMNMAAVRDAAVAGTRKFAPDDISEVVKIGNNSLTEYYTETLLLDLFEAWPNSFMVYTVNGRIVGFIVGSKFSKTEARILLLAVDAKFRRMGIGRALMNGFVEVCNHENLLSARLEVRTDNDQAIGFYKKLGFSTISVIRSYYSDASDAYLMWKLL from the coding sequence ATGGAGCTAATGAATATGGCCGCAGTTAGAGATGCAGCGGTTGCAGGTACGAGAAAATTCGCTCCGGACGATATCAGTGAAGTAGTAAAGATAGGGAACAATTCATTGACTGAATATTACACCGAAACTCTTCTCCTTGACTTATTTGAGGCATGGCCCAACTCCTTCATGGTTTACACAGTCAATGGCAGGATAGTAGGTTTCATCGTGGGATCCAAGTTCTCAAAGACAGAGGCAAGGATACTTCTGCTGGCTGTAGACGCGAAATTCAGGAGGATGGGAATCGGCAGGGCACTGATGAATGGCTTTGTCGAGGTATGCAACCATGAGAATCTTCTCTCTGCCAGGCTTGAAGTCAGGACTGACAATGACCAGGCCATAGGTTTTTACAAGAAATTAGGGTTTTCAACAATCTCCGTCATAAGGTCTTATTATAGTGACGCTTCCGACGCGTATCTAATGTGGAAACTGCTCTAA
- the mat_1 gene encoding S-adenosylmethionine synthase: METTVVKQKQGTDRNISIEELNQTPVYQREVELVERKGVGHPDSVCDGIAEAVSRGLSKYYLKEYGRILHHNTDQVEVVGGQSAPKFGGGKVLEPVYILLSGRATTTVDGERIPYKSISVKSTKEFLATNFKHLDLDADVMIDSRIGHGSVDLRGLYDTRKHKANDTSFGVGFAPFTDTENLVLKTERYLNGEIKKKLPAIGYDIKVMGFRQKDTINLTIAAAYVDKFVKDKGEYFSIKEELTSLVTDFVKKQTELNVKIFINTGDLKDDNVYYLTVTGLSMENGDDGSVGRGNRVNGIITPYRPMSMEAAAGKNPVTHVGKLYNVLSNIIAADIIKESAGDIEEVMVRIVSQIGRPIDEPHVASIQMIYAPGADRSRHRSNIRSIADQRLENISDLTNKFVNGEISVF; the protein is encoded by the coding sequence ATGGAAACAACTGTAGTCAAGCAAAAACAGGGAACTGACAGGAATATTTCAATTGAGGAATTGAACCAGACACCGGTTTACCAGAGAGAAGTCGAGCTAGTTGAAAGGAAGGGAGTAGGTCATCCGGACAGCGTATGCGATGGAATAGCCGAAGCTGTAAGCAGGGGACTGAGCAAGTATTACCTGAAGGAATACGGAAGGATTCTGCACCACAACACCGATCAGGTTGAGGTCGTTGGAGGACAGTCTGCCCCGAAATTCGGCGGTGGAAAGGTTCTGGAGCCAGTTTATATTCTGCTCAGCGGAAGGGCGACGACAACTGTTGACGGCGAGAGGATACCGTACAAGTCAATATCTGTGAAGTCAACGAAGGAGTTCCTTGCAACAAATTTCAAGCATCTTGATCTGGATGCTGATGTAATGATAGATTCCAGGATAGGCCACGGGTCTGTGGATCTCAGGGGGTTGTACGATACAAGGAAACACAAGGCAAATGACACTTCATTCGGAGTGGGCTTCGCACCCTTTACAGACACAGAAAACCTGGTACTGAAAACGGAGAGATACCTGAATGGCGAAATCAAGAAGAAACTTCCCGCGATTGGGTATGATATCAAGGTCATGGGATTCAGGCAGAAAGACACCATTAATCTCACCATTGCTGCAGCATATGTCGACAAGTTTGTCAAGGATAAAGGCGAGTACTTTTCCATAAAGGAAGAACTTACAAGCCTTGTAACTGACTTTGTGAAGAAACAGACTGAACTGAATGTCAAGATATTCATCAACACCGGCGACCTGAAGGATGACAATGTATATTACCTCACAGTGACAGGATTATCCATGGAGAATGGAGATGACGGTTCCGTTGGAAGAGGAAACAGAGTGAATGGAATTATAACTCCTTACAGGCCAATGAGCATGGAAGCTGCAGCAGGCAAGAACCCTGTTACCCATGTCGGAAAGCTGTACAACGTACTTTCCAACATCATAGCAGCAGACATAATCAAGGAGAGTGCCGGAGATATTGAGGAAGTCATGGTCAGGATTGTTTCACAGATAGGAAGACCCATAGACGAACCGCACGTAGCCAGCATCCAGATGATATATGCACCTGGCGCGGACAGGTCAAGGCACAGGTCAAACATTCGAAGTATCGCTGACCAGAGACTGGAAAATATATCAGACCTTACCAATAAGTTTGTAAACGGGGAAATTTCAGTTTTCTAA